From the Pseudodesulfovibrio indicus genome, the window CTGGGAGCCGGGGCCGCTTTTGAAGACGCGGACCGAATCGACGGTCCCCTTCATGAAGTCCGATATGTCTTTGGGGAAATGTGCTGGCATGGGTTTTCGCGCGGCGGTTTGCCTGTCTCTTTCTCGGAAAACAGAAAAGCCGCCTCATCCCTAGCGGGAGCAGGACGGCTTGTCATCAAGAAAATGGTCGGACTAGACGGCGCCCAGCGCCTCCTTCTCCTCGTTGTCGAGCAGGGAGTCCATGTCGAGCAGGATCAGGAGCCGGTCCTCGAGCTTGCCCACGCCGTCGATGTAGTCGGAATCCATCCCGGCCACCACGGGCGGCGGGGGCTGCACGGAGTTGGCCGGAATGCGCAAGACCTCGGAGACCGCATCGACCACGAACCCGACGATGATCATGTCGATCTCGATGACGATGATCCGGGTATATTTGTCGTGCTCCTTGGAGCGCAGGCCGAACCGGCGGCGCATGTCCACGATGGGAATGACCTTGC encodes:
- a CDS encoding chemotaxis protein CheW, which gives rise to MNLEAEDIFDAEEVEVDQELIQLVTFSIGDEEFGVNILQVQEIIRTMEITNVPRAPEFVEGVINLRGKVIPIVDMRRRFGLRSKEHDKYTRIIVIEIDMIIVGFVVDAVSEVLRIPANSVQPPPPVVAGMDSDYIDGVGKLEDRLLILLDMDSLLDNEEKEALGAV